From Ascaphus truei isolate aAscTru1 chromosome 20, aAscTru1.hap1, whole genome shotgun sequence, one genomic window encodes:
- the LOC142471179 gene encoding olfactory receptor 5P66-like: MLGNNHTIVTEFLLLGFQNLHNFKILLFTVFLVTYIMTISSNLLIIALVSTSHQLHSPMYFFLAHLSLTDILLTTVIVPNMLRLIWREGGTMSVAGCVSQLHLFTCTGATECFLLTVMSYDRYLAICHPLRYITIMNLKLRLQLVIWSWLLGLAVTLILILPIGQLQFCGPNVIDHFFCDFAPLVNHSCSDTSLIEIDSFVLAFPVALLPFVFIIVTYVCIFLTILRIPSTTGRQKAFSTCSSHLTVVCTYYGTLITVYAIPSIGQTFNINKVLSLLYTVVTPFFNPIIYSLRNQEIGAALRRWFQYSTDFWHERKGRYLAGKLSLINIRLFVIKHVNIEQCKWIKLFLIHSKAERKDKTINPCELPCSLFSKLSTKLELMMIGGR; encoded by the exons ATGCTTGGGAACAATCACACAATAGTCACAGAATTCCTGCTTCTTGGATTCCAGAATCTTCACAATTTCAAGATTTTACTCTTCACTGTGTTCCTCGTGACTTACATTATGACCATAAGTAGTAATCTCCTGATCATCGCATTGGTGTCAACCAGTCACCAACTCCACTCTCCCATGTACTTCTTCCTTGCTCACTTGTCCCTAACTGACATCCTGCTCACCACGGTTATTGTCCCCAACATGCTACGCCTCATATGGAGAGAAGGTGGCACCATGTCTGTTGCTGGCTGTGTCAGTCAACTTCACCTCTTTACTTGCACTGGGGCTACAGAGTGTTTCCTTCTCACTGTGATGTCCTATGACCGATACTTGGCCATCTGCCACCCGTTGCGTTACATCACCATTATGAATCTGAAGCTTCGCCTCCAGCTGGTCATCTGGTCTTGGCTCTTAGGTCTTGCGGTGACATTAATCTTAATTCTTCCGATCGGTCAGTTACAATTCTGTGGCCCCAATGTCATTGACCATTTCTTCTGTGATTTTGCTCCTCTTGTAAATCACTCGTGCTCAGACACCTCCCTCATAGAAATTGACAGCTTTGTGCTAGCCTTCCCTGTAGCCCTCTTGCCATTTGTGTTCATCATTGTGACCTACGTATGTATCTTCCTCACCATCCTCCGGATCCCATCTACCACTGGGAGacagaaagccttctccacctgcagctcccatctcacAGTTGTTTGTACATATTATGGGACACTGATTACTGTCTACGCTATTCCATCCATAGGACAAACATTTAACATAAACAAGGTCCTATCTCTGCTGTACACGGTGGTGACTCCCTTCTTTAACCCCATCATATACAGCCTGAGGAACCAGGAGATCGGGGCAGCTCTGAGGAGATGGTTTCAATATTCAACGGATTTCTGGCATGAAAGGAAAGGGAG GTACTTAGCAGGAAAACTGTCACTTATAAACATAAGGCTGTTTGTCATCAAACATGTAAACATAGAACAGTGCAAGTGGATTAAACTTTTCCTAATTCACTCTAAAGCTGAAAGGAAGGATAAGACAATAAACCCATGCGAGCTGCCATGCAGTTTGTTTTCTAAGCTGTCAACCAAACTGGAACTGAtgatgataggaggaagataa
- the LOC142471421 gene encoding olfactory receptor 11A1-like: MLGKNQTIDTEFLLLGFQNLHNFKILLFTMFLVTYIMTLSSNLLIITLVSTSHQLHSPMYFFLAHLSVTDILLTMVIVPNMLRLIWGEGGTMSVAGCVSQFHLFAFSEASESLLLTVMSYDRYLAICHPLRYTTIMNFKLCLQLVIWSWLLGLAVTIILILPISQLQFCGPNVIDHFFCDFAPLVKNSCSDISFIVIEVFVLTFPVDVLPFVFIIVTYVCICLTILRIPSTTGRQKAFSTCSSHLTVVGTFYGTLIIIYVIPSRGHTFNINKVLSLLYTVVTPFFNPIIYSLRNQEIKTALRRKFHYSTVFWHERRGR, from the coding sequence ATGCTGGGGAAGAATCAAACAATAGACACAGAATTCCTGCTTCTTGGATTCCAGAATCTTCACAACTTCAAGATTTTACTCTTCACTATGTTCCTCGTGACTTACATTATGACCTTAAGTAGTAATCTCCTGATCATCACATTGGTGTCAACCAGTCACCAACTCCACTCTCCCATGTACTTCTTCCTTGCCCACTTGTCCGTAACTGACATCCTGCTCACCATGGTTATTGTCCCCAACATGTTGCGGCTCATATGGGGAGAAGGTGGCACCATGTCTGTTGCTGGCTGTGTCAGTCAATTTCACTTGTTTGCTTTCTCCGAGGCTTCAGAGAGTCTCCTCCTCACAGTAATGTCCTACGACCGATACCTGGCCATCTGCCATCCGTTGCGTTACACCACCATTATGAATTTCAAGCTTTGCCTGCAGCTGGTCATCTGGTCTTGGCTTTTAGGTCTTGCAGTGACAATCATCTTAATTCTTCCGATCAGTCAGTTACAGTTCTGTGGCCCCAATGTCATTGACCATTTCTTCTGTGATTTTGCTCCTCTTGTAAAAAACTCTTGCTCAGACATCTCCTTCATAGTTATTGAAGTCTTTGTGCTAACCTTCCCTGTAGACGTCTTGCCATTTGTGTTCATAATTGTGACCTATGTATGTATCTGCCTCACCATTCTCAGGAtcccctccaccactgggagacagaaagccttctccacctgTAGCTCCCACCTAACAGTTGTTGGCACATTTTATGGGACTCTGATTATTATTTATGTTATTCCATCCCGCGGACACACATTTAACATAAACAAGGTCCTATCTCTGCTCTACACGGTGGTGACTCCCTTCTTCAACCCCATCATATACAGCCTGAGAAACCAGGAGATCAAGACAGCACTGAGGAGAAAGTTTCACTATTCAACAGTTTTCTGGCATGAAAGGAGAGGGAGGTAA